The following coding sequences lie in one Chanos chanos chromosome 4, fChaCha1.1, whole genome shotgun sequence genomic window:
- the LOC115808980 gene encoding hepatocyte nuclear factor 3-beta — MLGTVKMEGHDHSDWSAYYGEPECYTSVGNMSSGLGMNSMSTYMSVPGMSSAGSMTASSMNMSYVNTGVSHSVAGMSPGSGPMNGMGAGMASMGGTLNHSMSPMSAQPPSMNALASYTNMNVMSPMYGQSNVRSRDPKTYRRSYTHAKPPYSYISLITMAIQQSSSKMLTLSEIYQWIMDLFPFYRQNQQRWQNSIRHSLSFNDCFVKVPRSPDKPGKGSFWTLHPDSGNMFENGCYLRRQKRFKCDKLCGKDSGKKTSEGESNSSSESCNGNDSPHSNPSTKNMKRSASDPKPRQTLSPEQPPSPLQQTHHLLSQHHSVLVHDSHLKPEHHYSFNHPFSINNLMSSEQQQHKMDLRTYEQMVHYSGYGSQMTGGLSMGSMSAKAGLEPSTLPTDTSYYQGVYSRPIMNSS, encoded by the coding sequence tgttACACTTCAGTTGGAAACATGAGCAGCGGACTGGGAATGAACTCTATGAGCACTTACATGAGCGTACCTGGAATGAGCTCAGCAGGCAGCATGACAGCCAGCTCCATGAACATGTCCTATGTTAACACGGGCGTCAGCCACTCCGTGGCGGGCATGTCACCGGGTAGTGGGCCCATGAATGGCATGGGCGCGGGGATGGCAAGCATGGGCGGAACGCTTAACCACAGCATGAGTCCAATGAGCGCGCAACCGCCATCCATGAATGCTCTTGCATCCTACACAAATATGAACGTTATGAGCCCGATGTACGGCCAGTCAAATGTCAGGTCCCGAGATCCGAAAACATATCGGAGAAGCTACACGCATGCAAAGCCTCCTTACTCTTACATATCTCTGATAACTATGGCTATTCAGCAGTCTTCATCTAAGATGCTCACGCTGAGCGAGATCTACCAGTGGATCATGGACCTCTTTCCATTTTACAGGCAAAACCAGCAACGCTGGCAGAATTCTATTCGTCACTCACTGTCATTCAATGATTGTTTTGTTAAAGTGCCGAGGTCCCCTGACAAGCCAGGAAAAGGCTCTTTTTGGACTCTTCACCCAGATTCGGGGAATATGTTTGAGAATGGTTGTTACTTAAGGAGGCAGAAACGATTTAAGTGCGATAAATTATGCGGCAAAGACTCTGGCAAGAAGACATCCGAGGGGGAATCTAATAGCAGCTCAGAAAGCTGCAACGGCAACGACTCTCCTCATTCTAATCCCTCTACAAAAAACATGAAACGGTCGGCGTCAGATCCGAAACCCAGGCAGACATTGAGCCCCGAGCAGCCGCCCTCGCCGCTTCAGCAGACGCATCACCTGCTGTCCCAGCATCACTCAGTGCTGGTGCACGATTCGCACCTGAAGCCAGAACACCATTATTCGTTCAATCATCCATTCTCTATTAACAACCTGATGTCCTCGGAACAGCAGCAACACAAAATGGACTTGAGGACTTATGAACAAATGGTGCACTATTCCGGTTACGGTTCACAAATGACAGGGGGGCTGTCGATGGGCTCCATGTCTGCCAAAGCGGGACTAGAGCCTTCGACTCTACCCACAGACACCTCTTACTACCAAGGTGTGTACTCCAGGCCTATAATGAACTCTTCGTAA